In Heyndrickxia vini, the sequence TTCTAAAGGAGCAAGTGAAGTAACGTCTCGCTTGGAAATAAGCCTGTACGAGTTAGGGTGTGCAGTGAACAATTTGCGAAATAAACAGGGGACCGGTCACGGGCGTCCTTTTTTGCCTACAGTTACCGACATTGAGGCTAAGTCTGCAATTGAGAGTATGGGGTTAATCTCCGAGTTTTTATTAAGTAAGTTAAAAGAAAGAATATAAATATTAAGATAGGATTTCACTGTGAAAATCAAGCTATAATATTTGTGGTTTCTGGCTTTTAACATAATACAATGGGTATTAATAATAATACTTTTTTATTAAAGTTAGGTCTATAAGGATGGAAACATTTTTATTAAATATAACTAAATGGAAGTGAAATGGTTTATGCAAAATACACATTTTTTCTCTAATATTGAGTCAGATAATAATTGTATAAAGAATTTTATAGACAGATTAGATAATTATTCAAATGAAAACGCTACACAGGTTTATTTACTTAGCGGTCCTCTAGGTGAAAAGAAATATAGTTATAACTTTGAAAATCCTATAGTATTGTTAATTCCCGGGTATCAGATAATGGTTATAGATAGTCAAGAAATTAAAGACGAATTTGAAAATTTTTATGATGACTTCGTAGAAGATTTAGGACATCTATCTGACAGGTTTGAATATAAAAAAATCTTAGGAAGGCCTAGAATTTGGAAACAAGATTTGATAGCAGCAAAGCATCTCGATGACTTCAATAACAATGTTGAGAGTTTCTTAATGGAAAACCAATTAGATGATCTTAATAAAAAAAGACAAATTGAGTTACTAATTTCACTATTAATCGGAAGTATTAACTCAATAGAAAAAATTGGTCAGGGGCTTCCAGAAACTATTTTAGAAAAGGTAAAAAGAAATATTGTATTATTTGACGGAGATCAAACACGATTTATATTTAAAAAGATTAATCACAGGAGAGTCACAATTCAAGGTTTAGCAGGGACAGGCAAGACAGAACTACTTCTTCATAAAATAAAGGAGCTCTATACAGAAAATAATACAAACAGAATTGCTTTTACATGTTTTAATAAGGCACTTGCTAATTCGTTGAAAAATAGAGTTCCAAATTTCTTTGATTTTATGAAGGTAGAAGAACAGATTAAATGGGGAGAACGACTATGGATCATGCATAGTTGGGGCTCTAAATTAGATAATAATAATATTGGACTTTATAGTTACATTTGTAAACAATATGGAATACCATTTATTGGCTTGAAGGAAGGCTCGTTTGATTCTGCTTGTAAAAAGGCAATCGAATACCTTAAGCAAGGAGAAATTGAATCAATTTTTGATTATGTTCTAATTGATGAGAGTCAAGATTTTAGTGAGAGCTTCTTTGAACTATGTGAGATGATT encodes:
- a CDS encoding DEAD/DEAH box helicase; protein product: MEVKWFMQNTHFFSNIESDNNCIKNFIDRLDNYSNENATQVYLLSGPLGEKKYSYNFENPIVLLIPGYQIMVIDSQEIKDEFENFYDDFVEDLGHLSDRFEYKKILGRPRIWKQDLIAAKHLDDFNNNVESFLMENQLDDLNKKRQIELLISLLIGSINSIEKIGQGLPETILEKVKRNIVLFDGDQTRFIFKKINHRRVTIQGLAGTGKTELLLHKIKELYTENNTNRIAFTCFNKALANSLKNRVPNFFDFMKVEEQIKWGERLWIMHSWGSKLDNNNIGLYSYICKQYGIPFIGLKEGSFDSACKKAIEYLKQGEIESIFDYVLIDESQDFSESFFELCEMITKNTVYVAGDIFQNIFQPNTTESSPDFLLNKCYRTDPRTLMFAHAIGFGLFENKGIRRLNDDQWNACGYEIEGKGNRHVLTRTPLRKFNDLEEANIESVKMVTTEKFDCSDNVIDIIRQIKEQHTTVSPEDIAIIFTDNVNGSYDLMNLIALKISHAFQWKTNKLYDTKEMKKDFVSISNINNIKGLEFPFVICVSSSPIGHHVRKRNALYMTLTRSFITSYLIINQQNNKELIKKLQSGLESINNYNKLIFEEPVEYIDQAELALDVNDLTLSQRDIVDQIFEKHNIPMQKQDQLRQIVQTIAPDSVDRNQIEKIINTNKGLI